The sequence GTCGCGGTAGCTCAGCTCGACCCAGTTGAACTCGTGGATTCCGCGCTTAACGCGGACGCGGTAGCGGAGTTCCTTCAGCTCGCCCTTTCTGAGTGACAGCACCCACTCGGTTCTCCCGTCTATCAGCTCGAGCCCCTCTGGGAGGTCCTCCCTCACCTTGAGGCTCGGAATCCTCTCACCGGCCCGTATCCTGAGCACTATCTCAATCTCAGTGCCCTCGAGGAAGCGGTTGTGGGGGACGACCCGCTCCAGCTCCACCATCATCTTAGGCTTGAAGAAGAACACCGCAACGAAGACGAGCCACAGAGCCGGAAGGAGGAGGTAAACCAGCTCCCAGCGGAGCAGAAGGAAAGCGATGAGGACAAGAAGCCAGAGGGCCAGGAAAAGCTCTTCAGCCTTCTCCGTTGGGACCATTCTCCCCTCTGGCCCGGCGTCCTCAGCAGGCCCCTTCCCAAGTTCAACGGGTGTTGGGGTTCTTGGAACCGGCTGCACCGTTTCACCTCACTCAAATTTAGGAACCGGAACGCGCTCGAGGAGCTTCCCCATTATGCTCTCCTGGCTCACCTTGGTGTACCACAGCTCGCGCTTGAGAATGAGCCTGTGGCTCAAAGCCGGAACGGCAACGGCTTTAACGTCGTCGGGAATAACGTAGTCCCTTCCGTTGAGGGCTGCGTAGGCCCTTGAGAGCTTCAGAAGGGCCAGGCTTCCCCTCGGGGAGGCACCTATCTCTATCTCCTTCTTGTCCTCCCTGGTGGCCGTCACGATGTCGGTTATGTACTCCAGTATGGCGTCGCTGACGTAGACCTCCTCGACCGCCCTCTGCATCTCGACCACTTCCTCCGCGCTCAGGACCGTCTGGACGTCCGGTTCCTCCTTCTTCCTGGCCATTCTCCTGCGGAGTATCTCTATCTCCTCCGCCTTCGAGGGGTAGCCGACGCGGAGGCGGACGAGGAAGCGGTCGAGCTGGGCCTCCGGGAGCGGGTAGGTTCCCTCTTGCTCTATCGGGTTCTGAGTGGCTATTACTATAAAGGGCTCGGGCAGGGAATAGGTGTTCCCCTCTATCGTGGCCTGCCTCTCCTGCATCGCCTCGAGTAGGGCGGACTGCGTCTTCGGCGGGGCGCGGTTTATCTCGTCCGCGAGGAGTATGTTGGTGAAGACCGGCCCCTTCCTGAGCTCGAACTCCAATGTCTTCTGGTTGAAGACCGAAACGCCGAGTATGTCGCTCGGGAGCAGGTCCGGCGTGAACTGGACGCGGGTGAACTGGACGCCCAAGGCCCTTGCAAAGCTCTTGGCCATCAGGGTCTTGGCAAGCCCCGGCAGGTCCTCCAGCAGGACGTGGCCGTCGGCGAGTATCGTGGTCAGGATAAGCCGCAGCACCTCGTCCTTTCCAACTATCGCCTTCCTTACCTCCCCAAGGACGGCGTTACCTTTCTCGTGTATCTCCTCCACTTTCATTCAAATCAGCCTCCACAATCTTAAGGGCCTTCTCAAGGTTGTCGAGAAAATCCCCCTCCGAGCGGAGGGTTCGTATAGCGTCGTTCGGGTCCGTGAGGAGTGAGTGATAGGTGGAGTTGTAGTCATCGGACAGGGTGGCGTAGATTTCGGCTATCTTCTCCTCCACCAGCGAGCGGGCGACCCTGCCGGTTCTGGCCTTTCGGAGGAGGGAAACGGTTCTATCCATGTCTGTCTTCCTCTCAACCCTATGCTCGCGGTCCCGCCTCCGCCTCGCCACGTTCATCTCGACACCGAACAGAAAGAACGTCATCAGTGCCCCCAGGAAGAGAACGGCCAGCCACCTGACCAGGTAGGAACCGGCCAGTGTGGCCGCGAGCACCAGGACGGAGCCTATGACGAGGAGGACCTTATGAAACCTCATTCACAGCACCCCTCATCTTCCTGTAAAGCTCGAGCGCCTTCTCCGCATCCTCCCACGTAACCTTCTCCGGGGCGTACTTTGCCTTCTCAAAGAGCTCCGTTATGCCCCTGAAGGGCTCTCTGAAAATTTGAACCCTCTCCGCGTGCTCCCAGTGGGTCCAGCTTTCCTTATACGGAACGCCGAGTATCTCGAGCCAGAGGACGGCGTTCTTGTATATCCCGACAACCGCCTCCCTCGGGTCGCTGAACATTTCCAGACCAAGTTCCTCGACCTTCCTGTCGAAAAGCTCGGCCCTGCGCCTCATCTCCCTGAGCTCCCTCTTCCTGAGGGCCTTGCGGTAATAGATCACGGCGAAGTAGGACAAACCCGCAAGGAACAGAAGCGCCGCGCCGTAGAGAACGTAGCTCGAGGGAACCCCCGAGGGAGGGGCGGCTGAAACGGTGTCGTTGTGGTAAACCGGGGCCGGAGGGACAACGCTGCCGTTGGCCGTCGTGCTGTTAAGGGATGAGTTGAGGGTGGAGTTCACGGGGGGAGTGGGATTCGAGCGGCCGATGTAGTAGAGTATCCCGGCCGCACCGGCTATCGCGAACGCCCAGGCCATAAGGTAGGACCTGACGTTAACGGGATACTTTTTCTTGCCTGGCGAGAGGTCCCTCCAGCTCAGGAGAACGAGAAAAATGACCAGCAGGGAAACGGCAACGATTGCGAGCAACAGAACGCCGAAGGAAGGGGCCTCACTCCGCTGAAGTCCGGAGTTTTTAACGCTGTAGCCCATCATAAGGGTCATCAATGCGAAGAGCAGGGTGTAGAGTGCCGCGAATTTTACCCTGATGGACATTTTTATCAAGGGTGGTACGAAGGGCAGGTTTAAAAGCTTTTACCCTGAGGTAAACCTTGGGTGGTAGCATGGAGAAGATGCCGAGGCTCTACGTGGAGGTTCCTCCAGAGGAGTGCATCAAAGGCGGAAAGGTCACCAGGGACTGTGTGATAATCCAGGGAAGCGTTGAGGTCTGGCTGAGAAAGGATGAAGGGGTTCCCGACTTCGTGGAGGCAGAGAGGGCGAAGTTCCTGGCGAAGGAGGTCTACGACAGGTTCTACCTCTACGTGGACGGAACGGAGGGAAGGATGCTCGCCGACGCGATACTAATTCTCCCCGACGGGAGGACCAGGATATACCTGAAGAAGGGCGACGAGCTGCTCATCCTCCCCGTGGAGGGCTATACAAAGACCATCATAGCCAACGTTGGCAACCGTGTGAGGAGAGGAGACGCCTTCGCGGCGGTGACGACGAAGAAAGGGGAAGTCCACTACCTCAAGCCACCAAAGACGGGAACCGTCGTCTTCATAGACGAGATAACCAACAGGCCGCACTACGTGTACTACATCCTGCCCGAGGAGTGAGGGCTGTTTCATAGATGGTTAGAAGTGTGAAGTTTTGGTGTTTTTTGTCTTGCCGTAATTTTTAAATAGTTTTGAGGTGGATTTTGTTGTGATGGGCAGTCCTTGATATGTGGGGTTGTTAAGCC is a genomic window of Thermococcus celericrescens containing:
- a CDS encoding DUF2118 family protein, which produces MEKMPRLYVEVPPEECIKGGKVTRDCVIIQGSVEVWLRKDEGVPDFVEAERAKFLAKEVYDRFYLYVDGTEGRMLADAILILPDGRTRIYLKKGDELLILPVEGYTKTIIANVGNRVRRGDAFAAVTTKKGEVHYLKPPKTGTVVFIDEITNRPHYVYYILPEE
- a CDS encoding AAA family ATPase; translation: MKVEEIHEKGNAVLGEVRKAIVGKDEVLRLILTTILADGHVLLEDLPGLAKTLMAKSFARALGVQFTRVQFTPDLLPSDILGVSVFNQKTLEFELRKGPVFTNILLADEINRAPPKTQSALLEAMQERQATIEGNTYSLPEPFIVIATQNPIEQEGTYPLPEAQLDRFLVRLRVGYPSKAEEIEILRRRMARKKEEPDVQTVLSAEEVVEMQRAVEEVYVSDAILEYITDIVTATREDKKEIEIGASPRGSLALLKLSRAYAALNGRDYVIPDDVKAVAVPALSHRLILKRELWYTKVSQESIMGKLLERVPVPKFE
- a CDS encoding DUF4129 domain-containing protein, with translation MSIRVKFAALYTLLFALMTLMMGYSVKNSGLQRSEAPSFGVLLLAIVAVSLLVIFLVLLSWRDLSPGKKKYPVNVRSYLMAWAFAIAGAAGILYYIGRSNPTPPVNSTLNSSLNSTTANGSVVPPAPVYHNDTVSAAPPSGVPSSYVLYGAALLFLAGLSYFAVIYYRKALRKRELREMRRRAELFDRKVEELGLEMFSDPREAVVGIYKNAVLWLEILGVPYKESWTHWEHAERVQIFREPFRGITELFEKAKYAPEKVTWEDAEKALELYRKMRGAVNEVS